The Persephonella sp. KM09-Lau-8 nucleotide sequence CGGCAAGATTAGAAAGTGGAATTACAAACTGATACCAATAGCTTCCAACTTTATCAAACCTGACCCTGATATGCAAAAACTTGTTGAGTCTATATACAAACCTTATGAGAAAAAACTTTCACAAAAACTGGCTAAAACAGAACAGATCCTATACAAGAGGGACACATTCTACTCAACATTTGACAGGGTAATTAGCGAGGCAATCAAAGAAGAAACAGATGCAGAAATAGTATTCACTCCTGGATATCGCTGGGGAACAACAATCTTACCCGGTGAAGATATAACAGTTGATAATGTTTATGAGATGACAGCCATTACATATCCAGATGTTTACACATTTGAGATGACAGGTGAAAAACTGAAAATGATTCTGGAAGATGTTGCAGACAACGTATTTAACAAAAATCCACTTTATCAACAAGGTGGAGATATGAGCAGACTATTAGGAGTTGAGTATGAGATTAAACTGGGGGCACCTGCAGGTAAAAGACTCAGGAATATTAAAGTAAACGGTAAAGATTTAGACCCAAAAAGGTCTTATGTGATATCAGCATGGGGTGGAAATCTCTACAAAGCAGGAACAAAGGTAAGACCAGAGCACAGACCTGTCTATGATATTGTAATTGACTATTTAAAAAGACATAAAACGGTTAATCCACCACTCCAGTCAAACGTTAAAGTGCTGGATGTGAAATGTGGATGTCCACGAAAAGGAGGTATATGCACTTGATTAAAAAAGTATTCTCTATGGTTTTGTTAATAGGACTGCTGTTAAACCTTACTGGCTGCGTGACAGCTATGGAATGGTCTACCAGAGATGAGGATGATGATGAATATATACCACCTAAAAAAGTGGTTGCAACAAAAGAAAAACCTCAGAAAACATCTAAAAACCATAGGGGATACAACCCTGCTCCTGTTGATGAAGAGGAAGAAGAGATCCCTGACATATACGAATCAACAGTTAACATGAGCATGGAAGAGGCAGATCTCCTGATAAAATCTGCCCTTGAAGAAGCAAATTTCAAAATTATTAAAGTTTCCCATGTAACAAAAGGTATGGAGGAGCAGGGAAGAAAGGATTTCTGGAAAGATATGAATATATATCTGATATGCAAATTATCAGATGGTTATTTTGTTCTCAGGCACAATCCCCAGCTTGTAGGATTTTGTCCATACAGGCTTTACACATACAGAAATAAAGATGGCCTTCTAATTATAGGAATGGTAAAGCCCTCAATAGCAATAAGATATATGGGAAATCCTGACCTTAAGGCTATTGAGATCCTTAAAAGACATGATATGCAGCTAAAAAAAATAATAGATGAGATTACTTCTAAATATTGAGGAGGTTTAGAGAGATGAAAAAAGTTGGTTTAACAGTGGCATCATTAACAGCAGTGGCATTAATAACAGGGACAGCAAATGCCGGTCCTAAGTTCTACTTTGGAGAAGGTAAAGACCTGGAGATTTTCCTTATGGGACAGATATGGGGCATTTACGGAACAAATGTTGATGTACCCGGTGCAACAGGACTGAAGGAGAACAAAGGAGATATATACATCAGAAGAGGTAGATTTGGATTTAAAGGACATCTTATGAAAAATCTGTCTTGGAAGATTTGGTTTGCCCACGACAACCTTGGTAGAGATGACCTAAACCCTGTTGATATTGCAAGGGGTGCTGTAAAAACTACGGGACTTACATACTCAAAATTTGAGGTCTGGGATGCCTATTTCACATGGTCTTATGATAAAACATGGGCAAACTTCTCTTTAGGATACTTTAGACCACAAATAGGAAAAGAAAGTATCACATCAGGTTTTGCAGTCTTATCCTTTGAAAAAGGACTTCCAAACTTCTATGTAAGAAGACATATTATTGGGAAACCAGATAAAGGAGATAATGAAGTCCTTGGAAGATCTTCAGTAAACGGAAGAATATTCCTTATAAACTGGGGTGGTCTTTATAAATCGCAGGGCTGGAGCCTTAACTGGAACCTTGGTGTAGGTGACAATCAGAATTACACAGATTCTAAAAACTGGTCTCCTTTAGTGTCTGCAAGAGTTGCCGTTTCAATCGGGGACCCGGAAATGAAAAAATACAAATTAGGCTATAAGCAAACATATTTTGGAAAAAGGCATGGTATCACTTTAGGCTTAAACTATGCTCATCAGGGAGAAGGTATTGATAGAAAGGCTGGTAGCAGCGGAAAGGAATTTGACAAAAATGAAATGTATGGTGCAGATATACTTGCAAACTACGGTCCTGTAGATTTTGTGGCTGAATATGATATTCTCAAAAGAGACTGGTCTGATGGCACAGATTATACAGATAAAGTCTGGCAAATAAAAGCAGCCTATAACTTTAAACTTGGGAATGGTCAGATAGTTCAACCTGCAGTATCTTACGGTGTATTTGATCCTGACAACAATGGAAATTCCATTTATAAGAAAAAGAAAAATACAAACTGGGATGTTGGTATAAACTGGTATATCCAAAAACAAAGGGCAAAAGTAATTCTCCATTATACTTCCGGAAAAGTTGAAAACTATAGAAATGGACAGGATGCAAAAGCTTCTTATGTAGGCCTTGGATTCCAGTTCAAAATTTAAAATTTCTGGAGGCTAAAAGATGAGAAAATTTCTTACTGTTTTTTTGCTTTTGATAAGTTTAAACCTGATAACTTTAGCAGAAGAAAAAAATACAAAAAAATCCCCTCCCCAGAAACTCAGTTCCGGGGAAGGATTCATAATCTATAAGGTAGAGATGGATGCAGATGAGGCCGTCCAGATTTTAATGGAAAATCTAAAAGCCCACCAGTTGACTGTAGTGGATATAACAGACCCATCTGCCCCATTAAGTAATAATATTAAGATATTTCCTGATTTTGACAAACTAAAGGTGTCTTATATTCAGAACATACTTGTAACCAGTATAACAACCCTTTATAAGATTTTTACCGTTGACCCTAACGCTATGGTTTTATCTCCATGGGTTGTGTCCATATACCAGTATGAAGATGATGATTATAGCTATATTGTCAGAACAAAATCTCATCTTCTCCTAAAAGGCACATCTCACCCTGAAGTGATAAAAGCTGTAAAAGAATTGGAATCACGAATAGATGCGGCAATTGCCGACCTGCTGTAAGCCTGAGCTTAGCACTTTTCCTGTGCAGTGGCCTGTGCTGCTGCCTTTTTTAAATATTTCTCTGCAACTTCTTTATCATCAAAATGGACAGTCTTATTTCCGATTATCTGGTATGTTTCATGCCCTTTCCCTGCTATCAGAATAATATCCCCTTTTTCTGCCATATTAATTGCCTTTTCTATAGCCTTTTCCCTATCAATTTCAACAAAAATATTTTTTTCAGAAGTTAATCCTGTTTTTATATCCCTGATAATATCCATAGGGTCTTCTGAGCGGGGATTATCCGAGGTTATGATTACTATATCTGATAGTCTTTGTGCTACCTTCCCCATTAATGGTCTTTTTTCCCTGTCCCTGTCACCACCTGCACCAAATACTGTGATAACTCTTTTTTCTTTTATTTTGTTTATGCTTTTTAAAACATTTTCCAGTGCATCAGGAGTATGAGCATAATCAATAATAACTTTAATGCCATTTTCTTCTACAACCTCAAACCTACCCCTTACAGGCTTTATAGAAAGTGCTTTTTCAATAAAAAACTCAATAGGCATTCCTAATTTTATAAGCGTTAGCAGTGCAGCTGCCATGTTGTAGACATTAAAATCTCCAAGTAGCGATGTTTTTATACTAAATCTTTTTCCTTTATACTCAAAATCTATACAGGTCTGGCTCTGACATTGCTTATAATCCAATATTTTTAGGTCGGCCTGAGGGTTTTTACCATAGGAAACGGTATTTGGGAATTCTTTTATCAGTCTTTTTCCGTGGTTATCATCTGCATTGATAACGGCTGGTTTTTCTGGAGATAACTGTTCAAACAGCCTTCTCTTAGCCAGAAAATATTCCTCCAGTGTTTTGTGGTAATCCAGATGGTCATGGGAAAGATTTGTAAAAACTGCAGCATCAAATTCAGTACCATATACTCTATACTGGTCTAAGGCATGGGAGGAAATTTCTGCAACCACAAACTCTGCACCCTCTTTCCTGAATCTGTCCAGTAAACTAAACCACTGAATAGCATCTGGGGTGGTTCTACCTTCTGAGATAACCTTGTCCCCAATCTTATAGCCGGTTGTGCCGATAATCCCGGTTTTTTTGCCATAAGCTTCTAAAAACTGGGCTATTATATGGGAAGTTGTTGTTTTTCCGTTTGTTCCTGTTATTCCGATGATTTTTAGTTTTTTATCCGGATAACCATAAAATTTCCGTGCAGTTTCGGCCTGAGTTATTCTTGTATTTTCCACCAGGATAATGTTTATCTGTGGATACTCGTTTTTAAGGCTTTGTGCAATATTTTTATCCTGAACAACAATTGTGGTGGCTCCTTTTTTTATAGCATCAGAGATAAATTTATGTCCATCGGCAGTTGTTCCTTTAATGGCAAAAAATACAGAGCCTTCCTTTACATTCCGGGAATTATTTTCCAGAGATAAAACAGGTTTATCATTTCCCTTATGAAAAATCTGTTTTTCTTCAAAAATTTCTTTTAGTTTCTTTTCCATGGCATAATTATCTTAAAAAATATACAGGAAAAATTTATGAACTTTCTTTTTCATATCTACCTTTCGAAAGATGACCCTGAAGAAATGATAGGAAATTTTCTTGGGGATTTTGTGAAAGCCGGTCAGGAAGATATTTTTCCGGAAAAAATTAAAAAAGGAATTCTGCTCCACAGAAAAATAGATGCTTTCTCAATGAGAAATAGCATTTTCAAAAACAGCAAAAACAGATTTCCCAAGGAAATAAAAAGATACTCAGGAATAGCCGTTGATGTGATATATGACCATTTTTTAGCAAAACATTTTTCTAAAGTGGCAGGTGAAGATTTACTTGAATTTACCCAAAATTTTATGAGCTTCTTTCACCAATTGAGCCAAAACCAGGGCGTCTAAAGGATATATTTCCATTTTTAAAAAGTGAAAACTGGCTTTACAGATACAGAGAGCCTGAATATATAGATTTTGTTTTCAAAAGAATATCAAACAGATTTAAAAGGGATAGCAATCTAAGCCACTGCTACCCGATTTTCAGGCAAAACTATGACAAATTTGAACAAGATTTCTGGCAATTCCTACCACAAATAGAAGAATATGTTAAATCTCTAACAGTTTCTCAATCGTCAGTTTCACACTCTCACCTAAGGCTATAATGTTGTATCCACCTTCCAACATAAATAAAAATGGAACATCTGCCGTTTTTAAAATATTCTCAACAATCTTTCCTATTCCTTCTGTAGAAACTTCAAGAAGTGTCAATGGGTCGTCCATATGAAGGTCATATCCAGCAGAAACCAGTATTATATCTGGTTTAAACTTTTCTACCAGTGGGGGAAGCTCCTCCGAATATACTTTTAGATAAACATCATCCCCTGTCCCTGCTGGCAGAGGAACATTATATGTATATCCGTATCCTTTTCCTTTACCTTTTTCCTCTTTTGAGCCTGTTCCTGGATAAAATGGATATTGATGGGTTGAGAAATAAAAAACTGTATCATCTTCATAAAAAGCTTTCTGGGTTCCATTTCCATGGTGGGCATCAAAATCAATTATAAAAACCTTTTCAAATCCCTGTTTCTGTGCATATCTGGCGGCAATTGCTATATTGTTGAATATACAAAATCCCATTGCCTTGGCATACTCGGCATGGTGTCCCGGTGGTCTAACAGCAGCAAAAACTCTTTCAACCTCTCCATTTTTTATTCTGTCTATTGCTTCCAGCCCTGCCCCTGCCGCATACATTGCAGCTTCATAGCTAAAAATTGAACATCTTGTATCAGGGTCTAAATAGGTTCCCCCTGCAGAGCATAAATCCATAATCTCCTGTGGATAATAAGGGTCATGAACCATTGCAATATCTTTTGCTGTGGCTTTTCTGGGTTTTATATGAATTAGCTTGTCCTTTATTAAATCCACATACTCATTAATTGCCTCAAGTCTGTGGTGGTTTTCAGGATGTCCTTCCCCTGTATCATGCTTCAGATAAATAGGGTCGTATATATATCCTACCTTTCTCATTTTTTGCTCCTTTTGAAAAGCTTTTTAAAGAATTTTTTAAGTTTATCAATAAGTTTTTCAGGCTCCTGTTTTTTCTCCTGATATAAAGGCACAGAGAATTTATGTTTTATATTGTCCAGCAGTATAAATTCATCACTTACCTTTCTAAGTTCATAGGAACTTGTTTTTTTGAATGCTGCTGTTTCTACCCTTTTGCCAAGCTCCTGTATTTTTTCAACAACAGGGACAAAATCACTATCTCCGCTTACCAGAATAGCCGTATCATAACCATCCTTGAAAGCAAGACTTATCATATCTGTTGCAATTAAGATATCTATTCCTTTTTCTATATATCCTTCTGGAGTTTTTTTAAGGGGAATAGTTTTTACCTTTATTCCCAGATTTTGTAGTTCATTTAAAAATCCCTGCTGTTTTTTTAGTTGTTCTCTAATTTCTTTAGGTAAATCTCCAGAAGGCACCCCTGTATAAAAATAAGCCCTTAGTAGCCATCTATCTTTTTTGAGGATATCAATTAGCTTCTTATAATTTATCTTAATTTTCATTGCATTAATTGCATGGAACATATTCCCACCATCTATAAATATAGCAACCCGCTCGTTAGGATATCTGTAAACAATCTTTATATCTTTTTTCTTTTTCTTCTTAAACAGCCCTATCATCTTTCTGCTCTACTGCCCCTGACTAAAGTATTTTTCATAAAAATCTTTTTTGAACTGTAAAAATCTGTCTTCCCTGATAGCCTGACGTATATCTTCCATTAATTTATTATAAAATCTGAGGTTGTGAATAGTTGCAAGTATCATTCCTGTGATTTCTTCTGCATTAAACAGATGTCTTATATATCCCCGTGAGAAATTTTTGCAAGTGTAACAATCACATTCAGGATCAACAGGGTCTTCAGAAAATTTATACTTTGCCGCTTTTATATTAAGTCTGCCGTAAGTGGTAAAAAGGGTTCCATTCCTTGCATTTCTGGTTGGCATTACACAATCAAACATATCTATGCCCCGTTCAACACTTTCTATTATGTTTTCTGGTGTTCCAACTCCCATAAGATATCTGGGTTTGCTCTCAGGAATATACGGAACCACAACCTCCGTCATAGCATACATATATTCAGCAGGTTCACCGACAGAAAGACCACCAATAGAGTATCCATCCATATCCAGCTCAATGGTTTTAAGGGCACTTTCCCTTCGTAAATCCTCATAGGTTGAGCCCTGAATAATGCCAAATAATGCCTGCTGCGGATTGGTTTTTGCTTTCTTAGAGCGAATAAGCCATCTTATTGTTTTTTCAACGGCGTCCCTTGCTACTGTGTGGCTCACAGGATAAGGGGGGCAAACATCAAGGGGCATCATGATATCACTGCCGATTATCTCCTGAATTTGAATAACCAGCTCAGGTGTGAAGAAATGCCATGAACCATCAAGATGGGATTTGAATTTTACCCCTTCCTCTGTGAGTATGACCTCAGCTTTATGTTTTCCCGGTTTGTTTTTTTCTTTTGCCAGTGAAAATACTTGGAAGCCACCACTATCTGTTAATATAGGTTTTTCCCAGTTCATAAATCTGTGCAATCCACCAAAATGTTTCAAAACCTCTGTTCCCGGCCTGAGATACAGATGATATGTATTCCCCAGAATAATCTGAGGTTTTGTTGATAATAACTGGTCTTTTGTTACTGCTTTTACCGTTCCCTGTGTCCCAACCGGCATAAAAACAGGGGTTTCTATCTCTCCATGGGGGGTATAGATTTTTCCAAGTCTTGCATTACCATCCTTTTTTATCAGCTCAAACTTAAACAGCTCTTTCCCTCCTTTAACTGTTTTCCAAAAATTGTAATACAAATCATTTCTCAAAAATTAGAAAAATTATGCTATATGACGAAAATGTAAGTATTGCATCTTTAATATATGGTTTTATTTTTATAACAAAAACAATTTAGGGGGATAGGGATGGAAATACTTAAATGGGGAGAGGAATTTGAACTGGGAATTCCTGAGATTGATGAACAACATAAAAAGCTGGTAGATATTTTAAATAGTTTTTACACAGAATTATCCTGCAATGTTGATAAAGATGAAGCAGTAAAACATTTTTTTGAAAACTTAGAAAATTATCTTGTTTCACATCTAAGATTTGAAGAAGAGTTTATGCAACAGATAGGGTTTGAAGATTTAGAATCCCATAAAAAAATTCATAATATGTTTATAAAACTGTATCAGGAAGAAAAAGAAAGATATTTAAACGGGAATAAAAAAGCCCTTAACGAACTTGTAGCTTTATCTTTATCCTGGCTTTTAAACCATATTGCAAAAACAGACAGAAAATATGCTGAGTTTTATAAAAAATTAAACAATCAGACCTGAGCCTTGTCTTTCAAAA carries:
- a CDS encoding bacteriohemerythrin, whose amino-acid sequence is MEILKWGEEFELGIPEIDEQHKKLVDILNSFYTELSCNVDKDEAVKHFFENLENYLVSHLRFEEEFMQQIGFEDLESHKKIHNMFIKLYQEEKERYLNGNKKALNELVALSLSWLLNHIAKTDRKYAEFYKKLNNQT
- the tgt gene encoding tRNA guanosine(34) transglycosylase Tgt; the protein is MFKFELIKKDGNARLGKIYTPHGEIETPVFMPVGTQGTVKAVTKDQLLSTKPQIILGNTYHLYLRPGTEVLKHFGGLHRFMNWEKPILTDSGGFQVFSLAKEKNKPGKHKAEVILTEEGVKFKSHLDGSWHFFTPELVIQIQEIIGSDIMMPLDVCPPYPVSHTVARDAVEKTIRWLIRSKKAKTNPQQALFGIIQGSTYEDLRRESALKTIELDMDGYSIGGLSVGEPAEYMYAMTEVVVPYIPESKPRYLMGVGTPENIIESVERGIDMFDCVMPTRNARNGTLFTTYGRLNIKAAKYKFSEDPVDPECDCYTCKNFSRGYIRHLFNAEEITGMILATIHNLRFYNKLMEDIRQAIREDRFLQFKKDFYEKYFSQGQ
- a CDS encoding porin — protein: MKKVGLTVASLTAVALITGTANAGPKFYFGEGKDLEIFLMGQIWGIYGTNVDVPGATGLKENKGDIYIRRGRFGFKGHLMKNLSWKIWFAHDNLGRDDLNPVDIARGAVKTTGLTYSKFEVWDAYFTWSYDKTWANFSLGYFRPQIGKESITSGFAVLSFEKGLPNFYVRRHIIGKPDKGDNEVLGRSSVNGRIFLINWGGLYKSQGWSLNWNLGVGDNQNYTDSKNWSPLVSARVAVSIGDPEMKKYKLGYKQTYFGKRHGITLGLNYAHQGEGIDRKAGSSGKEFDKNEMYGADILANYGPVDFVAEYDILKRDWSDGTDYTDKVWQIKAAYNFKLGNGQIVQPAVSYGVFDPDNNGNSIYKKKKNTNWDVGINWYIQKQRAKVILHYTSGKVENYRNGQDAKASYVGLGFQFKI
- a CDS encoding histone deacetylase, coding for MRKVGYIYDPIYLKHDTGEGHPENHHRLEAINEYVDLIKDKLIHIKPRKATAKDIAMVHDPYYPQEIMDLCSAGGTYLDPDTRCSIFSYEAAMYAAGAGLEAIDRIKNGEVERVFAAVRPPGHHAEYAKAMGFCIFNNIAIAARYAQKQGFEKVFIIDFDAHHGNGTQKAFYEDDTVFYFSTHQYPFYPGTGSKEEKGKGKGYGYTYNVPLPAGTGDDVYLKVYSEELPPLVEKFKPDIILVSAGYDLHMDDPLTLLEVSTEGIGKIVENILKTADVPFLFMLEGGYNIIALGESVKLTIEKLLEI
- a CDS encoding UDP-N-acetylmuramoyl-L-alanyl-D-glutamate--2,6-diaminopimelate ligase, producing MEKKLKEIFEEKQIFHKGNDKPVLSLENNSRNVKEGSVFFAIKGTTADGHKFISDAIKKGATTIVVQDKNIAQSLKNEYPQINIILVENTRITQAETARKFYGYPDKKLKIIGITGTNGKTTTSHIIAQFLEAYGKKTGIIGTTGYKIGDKVISEGRTTPDAIQWFSLLDRFRKEGAEFVVAEISSHALDQYRVYGTEFDAAVFTNLSHDHLDYHKTLEEYFLAKRRLFEQLSPEKPAVINADDNHGKRLIKEFPNTVSYGKNPQADLKILDYKQCQSQTCIDFEYKGKRFSIKTSLLGDFNVYNMAAALLTLIKLGMPIEFFIEKALSIKPVRGRFEVVEENGIKVIIDYAHTPDALENVLKSINKIKEKRVITVFGAGGDRDREKRPLMGKVAQRLSDIVIITSDNPRSEDPMDIIRDIKTGLTSEKNIFVEIDREKAIEKAINMAEKGDIILIAGKGHETYQIIGNKTVHFDDKEVAEKYLKKAAAQATAQEKC
- a CDS encoding DUF302 domain-containing protein — protein: MIKKVFSMVLLIGLLLNLTGCVTAMEWSTRDEDDDEYIPPKKVVATKEKPQKTSKNHRGYNPAPVDEEEEEIPDIYESTVNMSMEEADLLIKSALEEANFKIIKVSHVTKGMEEQGRKDFWKDMNIYLICKLSDGYFVLRHNPQLVGFCPYRLYTYRNKDGLLIIGMVKPSIAIRYMGNPDLKAIEILKRHDMQLKKIIDEITSKY
- a CDS encoding NYN domain-containing protein — translated: MIGLFKKKKKKDIKIVYRYPNERVAIFIDGGNMFHAINAMKIKINYKKLIDILKKDRWLLRAYFYTGVPSGDLPKEIREQLKKQQGFLNELQNLGIKVKTIPLKKTPEGYIEKGIDILIATDMISLAFKDGYDTAILVSGDSDFVPVVEKIQELGKRVETAAFKKTSSYELRKVSDEFILLDNIKHKFSVPLYQEKKQEPEKLIDKLKKFFKKLFKRSKK